The window GCTGATGGTTTGATTGAATTGCTCGGGACCAAGTGATTGTTGCTGGCACCCATTCGCTCAACTGAATTCGTTTCCGGATTGAAGGAGGTCCATCGGCCGTGATCTGCCGATGGAGATGGCGGGCCAAGCGGCGATGCCTACGCCGAGCAAAAGCACCAACGAAAAGCCACCCATGATCGGAAGCCAGGGAATCACGAGCGGCGGATGAAGCCCCCCGAAGAAACTCATGTACTGGGCCATCCCGCTGCCGCACCATCCACTTAGGATTCCGAAGCCGAGGGCGAGCAAACCCGCCACCAGTGCGATCATCAATCCTTCGACCAGAATGGCCCGGCTGAGGTCTGAGCTGGTGAAGCCGATCGATCGCAAGATGCCGAATTCCCAACGTCGAGATCGAACGGATGCAAGCATCACATTCAGTACACCCAAGCAAGCGATTAACAGCGAGATCAATGGGATGTAGCTGATGACCCAGATCCAGCGGCGTGCGGTGACATCCAGGTGATTTCGAATGTCTTGCACGGATACCACTTTCGCGAGGTTGTCCGTGGAGGATTCGTCCATCGATTGATTCGGAGTTGTTTCCTGTTGAAATGAATCATCGGCGATGGATCGACGAACCAGATCGCTTGCTAAGGTTTGGATGCTATCGATATCGGGGTTCTCATTGGCATACGAGAACCACACATGCGACGCCATCGGAAGGTCAAAGTCGGACGCGACAGAATCGTAATCAGCAAGTACGAGAGCCGCGGCGCGGTGCGTCCGGGTTCGCAGGCCTGTCAGCTTGGTTTGCCAGTGCCATCCAGGAAGCTTGACCACACCGGCGATCACGTAGCTGACCTTGTTGCCAGCGTTTCGCGGTGGGGAAACGGAAATGGAGTCGCCCAGTTTCAATCCCGTTTCTTCCATGAAATGATCGGGGACGATGCAAGCACCGCCGTTCTGCATCTGCTTCACCGCGTTTCGAGGATCACCCTCGACCCACTCTAGCGTCAGCAGAGGATGATCGCCCAAGAGGGCTCGGTCGGCGTCCAGTCCCACGATCACCACGTTGTCTTGGCGAACGATGGTTGGACGCTCGGCACTGTGTGTTAAGTCTTCGACCAATCGAGGCTGTTCCACCACCATCGGCAAACATCGCTGTGAATCCACGTCGGGATGATTTGCTAGTCGCTCTGCTTCTGTCGGGCTTAAACCAGGACGCAACATCACGATGGCATCGGGTGTCCAGCTACCAGGGATGAATGATTCCAACATGGTGAATCCCCAAACCTGGATGCCCACAAACAGTCCGAGTCCAAACGCCATCGCGATTGCGGCACCAACCGTTCGCCAAAGATGGCTTGTGATTTGGCTGGTCAAGAGTTTCGGATCGATCCGCAACCCTCGAGCAATCGCCGGCCCGACATAGCGATCGACCCATACGACGAGTGAAGGTGCGATCACGAAGAAACCAACACTGGAACAGAGAAAGCCGATCGCCATTGCCAAACCAACGTTGCTTTCATTGGGCGGAAAAGCAAATGTCA of the Rhodopirellula baltica SH 1 genome contains:
- a CDS encoding ABC transporter permease gives rise to the protein MKVLRLALAFLRERKTRTALTTVAIAAAVCMVIWVSSSYEALHKTYDEFSNLALGRYELKIAPINADENDFVTPEVLQPLREDPAVASVDPMWAKRIAIQNSNRIPASPSTSPGPGDGPAGLLPSLMFMATDATEAPFDLSEGNWIASDPGSPQVVLRADVAERRQLHLGDWLTVERPRPDDDGQDTLALEIVGFLNAPPTPKLGVGSIPMLTPSFGEAFINVALAEDILGEPFQISLLGVSVQDQADITKFRFGWATRLNRYETPLQFQEAYEIEEALDQASEAENVKLQSYAATGVAMLVAMLVTFCSLSMGVTERTRQYAVLRAIALTKWQITWLIVLEGVVLGAMGLLTGVLVGWGLLQIVEQFFGGLLHHGILLGGRSLTLALLASLGGSFLASLFPAYKSTCVKPLDAVAPLHQTQISRSPGWFRMVLGLSLIAVNPLLTFAFPPNESNVGLAMAIGFLCSSVGFFVIAPSLVVWVDRYVGPAIARGLRIDPKLLTSQITSHLWRTVGAAIAMAFGLGLFVGIQVWGFTMLESFIPGSWTPDAIVMLRPGLSPTEAERLANHPDVDSQRCLPMVVEQPRLVEDLTHSAERPTIVRQDNVVIVGLDADRALLGDHPLLTLEWVEGDPRNAVKQMQNGGACIVPDHFMEETGLKLGDSISVSPPRNAGNKVSYVIAGVVKLPGWHWQTKLTGLRTRTHRAAALVLADYDSVASDFDLPMASHVWFSYANENPDIDSIQTLASDLVRRSIADDSFQQETTPNQSMDESSTDNLAKVVSVQDIRNHLDVTARRWIWVISYIPLISLLIACLGVLNVMLASVRSRRWEFGILRSIGFTSSDLSRAILVEGLMIALVAGLLALGFGILSGWCGSGMAQYMSFFGGLHPPLVIPWLPIMGGFSLVLLLGVGIAAWPAISIGRSRPMDLLQSGNEFS